From Marinobacter alexandrii, one genomic window encodes:
- a CDS encoding cytochrome C oxidase subunit IV family protein codes for MDQQTPQIEVKPVDKAKVKNFLKVMWYLALITAIEFGIAFTVPHEHKWIRIVVFIALTIVKAYYIVAEFMHLGHEKKSLRMSIVLPMLFVVFFIFIMIYQGGAILNALS; via the coding sequence ATGGATCAACAAACTCCACAAATTGAAGTAAAGCCTGTAGATAAGGCGAAGGTTAAGAATTTTCTTAAGGTGATGTGGTACTTGGCCTTGATAACTGCAATAGAATTTGGAATTGCTTTTACCGTGCCTCACGAGCATAAATGGATCAGGATAGTTGTTTTTATCGCCTTGACCATTGTAAAAGCGTATTACATAGTGGCGGAATTCATGCACTTAGGCCATGAAAAAAAATCACTTAGGATGTCAATTGTACTTCCCATGCTGTTCGTTGTATTCTTCATCTTCATTATGATTTATCAAGGTGGGGCGATTTTAAATGCGCTTAGCTAG
- a CDS encoding cytochrome c oxidase subunit 3, producing MANTAVIVDEEKKNIWGGGVSPMKSSYGKLMMWFFLLSDAFTFSALLITYGLIRFSHPAYAGTVADFKFSQEYWPIPEKVFEAVPFLHGVELPLVFVGIMTFILIISSVTMVLAVEAGERMDRKAVEKWMLWTLLGGITFLGCQAWEWSHFIHGADMSMNEVGNFFQGAGLSSNQYGPPNFAALFFFITGFHGFHVFSGVLINFIIFYQATVGIFEKRGHYEMVEKVGLYWHFVDLVWVFVFTFFYLV from the coding sequence ATGGCTAACACGGCTGTAATAGTTGACGAAGAAAAGAAGAACATCTGGGGCGGTGGAGTATCACCGATGAAATCCAGTTATGGAAAGTTGATGATGTGGTTCTTCTTGTTATCTGATGCCTTCACTTTTTCTGCTCTACTAATCACGTATGGCTTAATAAGATTCAGTCATCCAGCTTATGCCGGTACAGTTGCCGACTTTAAATTCTCCCAAGAATACTGGCCAATACCTGAAAAAGTTTTTGAAGCAGTTCCATTCTTACATGGAGTTGAGTTGCCTTTGGTGTTTGTAGGAATTATGACATTTATTTTGATCATTAGTTCTGTTACAATGGTTTTGGCAGTTGAAGCTGGTGAGCGTATGGATAGAAAAGCGGTTGAGAAGTGGATGCTTTGGACGCTTCTTGGTGGTATTACGTTCCTCGGATGTCAAGCATGGGAGTGGAGTCATTTTATCCATGGGGCTGATATGTCCATGAATGAAGTTGGTAATTTTTTCCAAGGAGCAGGACTCTCTTCTAATCAATATGGCCCTCCAAACTTTGCTGCGCTATTCTTCTTTATTACTGGATTTCATGGATTCCACGTTTTTAGTGGAGTCTTAATAAATTTTATCATATTCTATCAAGCGACTGTCGGTATCTTTGAAAAGAGGGGACATTATGAAATGGTGGAAAAAGTTGGTCTATACTGGCACTTTGTCGATTTGGTATGGGTCTTTGTATTTACATTCTTCTATTTAGTATAA